The Dehalococcoides mccartyi CG5 genome contains the following window.
GGTAATGATAAGGTGGTTATGGTCACCCGTCGGGTTCTTTATATATTCTTCATCTATTATTATACGGGCATCCAGAGCAATGGCCTCTGAACCAAGCAGTGCCAGCGGGTTAATATCAATTTCCATAATTTCAGGGAAATCCACCAGCAAATTGGAGAACTTCACCAGAGTTTCTTCAAGCAAACGCAGGTTTGCCGGGGGTTTGGTGCGGAAGCCCTTGTAAAGCATCTCGTATATTTTGGTGCCTTCCATTACCCGTCTGGCAAGCACCTGATTGAGGGGCGGCAGGCCTACCGCCACATCCTTCTGGAATTCGGCTTCAATACCGCCGGAACCAAATAGGATAACCGGCCCGAACACAGGGTCTTTCTTTGAGCCGATAATCAGCTCGTAGTCATATTTGTCTACCATGCGCTGCAGGGTTACACCCTCAATATTGGCCGCAGGACAGGCAGCTTTCACGTTTTCCATCATGGTGGCAAAGGCTTTTTCCACCTCGGCCTCGGTTTTAAGACCAAGGATAACCCCGCCCACATCTGACTTATGGGAAATATCCGGCGAGGCAATCTTCATAACCACCGGGAAACGCAGGGCGGAAGCAATCTGGGCAGCATCTTTGGCATCACGTGCCAAGAACGGCACCGTAGCATCAATGCCATAAGCCTGAAGAAACTTTTTAGACTCGGTTTCGGAAAGAAGGGTGCGACCTTCGCTGGCTACCTTCTTGAGAATGGTTCGTATATATTCCTTGGACGGGTCTACATCCACCGCCAGTTCTTCGGGGGTTTCATACAGATTTTCAAGGCCGCGGGCATAGCGGTACATGAAGATATAGCCCTTAACCGCCTCTTCGGGAAATTCAAAACTGGGTATATTGTGCTGATAAAACAGCTTTCTGGCTTCGGCCACGTTGGCATCACCCATCCATGAGGTAAGCACCGGTTTTTTGCTCTTCTTGGCAATTTTGACAATAGTCTTGGCAATATCCAGAGGATTAGCCGCACCCTGAGGAGTATAAATAACCACTACACCATCCACACCGGGGTCTTTGATGGCAGCTTCAAGGGTGACTGCATACCTTTCAGGATCGGCATCTCCCAGAATATCCATGGGGTTGCCTTTGCTCCACGAAGGAGGCAGGACCGGATTCAAGGCGGTAACAGTCTCGTCAGATATGTGAGCCAATTTGCCTTTTTGTTCCATCAGCGAGTCCGTAGCCAATACGGCAGGACCGCCGGCGTTGGTTACAATAGCCAGATTTGCCCCCCTGGGCAGATTTGAGGTATTTAATATAGCGGCACAGCTGAAAAGGTCACCGATATTGTCCACCCGAACCACGCCTGCACGCTGGAAAATAGCGTCTACAAACATGGCATTCCCCACCATTGAGCCGGTGTGGGATTTGGCGGCCTGAGCACTCTCTTCAAAACGGCCGGGCTTGATAACGATAATGGGTTTGGTGCGGGCAAAACCGCGGGCGGCACTCATGAATTTCTTGGCTTCGCCCATGGTTTCCAGATATACAATAATACTCTTGGTATTTTCGTCAGTACCGAAGTAGTCAATAAGGTCACCGAAGTTCACATCCATCATAGAGCCGATGGAAGCAAATCCGGAAAAACCTACATTTCGGGCAATAGCCCAGTCAAGCACAGCTGAACCCAAAGCGCCGCTCTGTGACAGGAAGGCCACATTGCCGGTTTTGGGCATTTCCATGCGGGCGAAAGTGGCATTGAAACCGCTTGCGGGGCTCATGGTACCCATACAGTTGGGGCCAATAATGCGGATACCGTACTGCTTGGCAATCTCGGCTATCTTTTCTTCAAGGGCTTTGCCCTCAGACCCAACCTCTTTGAAGCCAGCCGAAATAATGATAACAGACTTGGTACCCACTTTGCCGGCGTCTTCAATAACCTGGGGTACAAACTTGGCAGGGACCACCACCAGCACCAAATCAGGTACTTCGGGCAAGTCTTTCAGAGTAGGATAGCACTTCTGTTCCAGTACAGATTCACGGTTCGGGTTTACCGGATAAACAGCCCTTCGGTCTTTACCTTTTATAAGATTCTGAAGGATGATTTTGCCGGTAGAACCTTCCTTGTCTGTTGCGCCTACCAGAGCTACACTCTTAGGGTTGAAAAATAGCTTGATTTTGTCCACGTTTCTCCTCTAGTAAATTACTTGTGGGCAAAGAGGCTGATAAGTCCGCTCAGGGAAGATTGTCACGGGAAAAATAGAAAAACTTCCCCCACGGTATTTTTCTGCCCAGCGCCAATGTGCAATAGAATACCATGACCCAGACTCACTTTTCAAAGTTTGCAGGCAGTTATTTAAATATTCTAAGTCATTTTTCAAATTTTATACCTGAATGTCAGAGTTATCTGCCGCAAATTTGAGAAAATAATCCCCGCCGCAGGGGAATTGCACCCTTGACCAACCCGTATACCTTTCAAGCACCTTAACGGGAAATGATACCGGATTTTTTCTGCTTCAAACATATTGGCTATATCTTTACCTTGCCTCTGGCAATACAATGAAGATAGCCATATAATGGAAATATGTTTAAACAAGTCTATTTGTGACTACTGTTAATTTAAAAGTAAATATTTCAGCCTAACCATGATAAGGAGTATGAGCTATGATTTTGAAGCAAGGCCTGAAACTATTTAGCCGTTTAGCGCTCACTTTTGCCCTGTTATTCCCCACCCTGTTGGTTATTTCTCCCGTCAGTACACTCTCCGCCAATACCTTCGCCGCATCAAGCCAGCTCTCGGTAACAGACGGGGTCTACACTGATTGGGGAAGTATGGCAACTCCCAGCCAAGGGGTACATGTCTGCACTGACTATTCTAATAACAGCGCCGGTGACGGGTCAGGCTTCACTAATACCAGCAGCGATATTACCAATATCTGGGTAGCCCTTTCCAGCAGTTCAAACGGGCTGCTTCCGGCCAGCCCCTCCAACCTTATAGAAAATATTTACTACCGCATAGACACCCGTGGTACTTCCATGAACCC
Protein-coding sequences here:
- a CDS encoding bifunctional acetate--CoA ligase family protein/GNAT family N-acetyltransferase; amino-acid sequence: MDKIKLFFNPKSVALVGATDKEGSTGKIILQNLIKGKDRRAVYPVNPNRESVLEQKCYPTLKDLPEVPDLVLVVVPAKFVPQVIEDAGKVGTKSVIIISAGFKEVGSEGKALEEKIAEIAKQYGIRIIGPNCMGTMSPASGFNATFARMEMPKTGNVAFLSQSGALGSAVLDWAIARNVGFSGFASIGSMMDVNFGDLIDYFGTDENTKSIIVYLETMGEAKKFMSAARGFARTKPIIVIKPGRFEESAQAAKSHTGSMVGNAMFVDAIFQRAGVVRVDNIGDLFSCAAILNTSNLPRGANLAIVTNAGGPAVLATDSLMEQKGKLAHISDETVTALNPVLPPSWSKGNPMDILGDADPERYAVTLEAAIKDPGVDGVVVIYTPQGAANPLDIAKTIVKIAKKSKKPVLTSWMGDANVAEARKLFYQHNIPSFEFPEEAVKGYIFMYRYARGLENLYETPEELAVDVDPSKEYIRTILKKVASEGRTLLSETESKKFLQAYGIDATVPFLARDAKDAAQIASALRFPVVMKIASPDISHKSDVGGVILGLKTEAEVEKAFATMMENVKAACPAANIEGVTLQRMVDKYDYELIIGSKKDPVFGPVILFGSGGIEAEFQKDVAVGLPPLNQVLARRVMEGTKIYEMLYKGFRTKPPANLRLLEETLVKFSNLLVDFPEIMEIDINPLALLGSEAIALDARIIIDEEYIKNPTGDHNHLIITPYPAKYIKPWHTKDGRDVILRPIRPEDEPMEKALLEGLSEESSRMRFFHILKDINHALLVRFCNIDYDREMAIIAEYNDKGKKRNVGVGRLIIDNNGLSGEFSILVADDFQHHELGAKLLDMLIGIAREKGLKNFYGVVLAENVVMLNLCKDFGFNVKKDKSTEYKVNLEL